From the genome of Ziziphus jujuba cultivar Dongzao chromosome 6, ASM3175591v1, one region includes:
- the LOC107430324 gene encoding phosphatidylglycerophosphate phosphatase PTPMT1: MYIEELKGGGEVESGEVGNLCAGDSEFGSGSIAALDAKRVLIGAGARALFYPTLLYNVVRNKIQAEFRWWDKVDEFILLGAVPFPVDVPCLKELGVRGVITLNESYETLVPTSLYHAHGIDHLVLPTRDYCFAPSLTDICHAVEFIHENASFGRTTYVHCKAGRGRSTTIVICYLVQHKKMTPDSAYDYVKSIRPRVLLASSQWQAVQEFYHLKVKNAVAYCPEINLVKRAPGLAASRDLVPFDDGSVVVVTKSDLEGYDPSLESTDEGTEIWADLSVVYRVRVAGQAALARVSCFWLRCRAHQNYSGKKLGRERSCSIRADHLGGISVDIHVY, translated from the exons ATGTatattgaggaattgaaggGAGGAGGGGAAGTTGAAAGTGGGGAAGTAGGGAATTTGTGTGCTGGAGACAGCGAATTTGGTAGTGGGAGTATTGCCGCTTTGGATGCCAAAAGGGTTTTGATTGGGGCAGGGGCTCGTGCGCTTTTTTACCCTACGCTGCTCTACAACGTTGTCAGAAATAAGATTCAGGCTGAATTCCGGTGGTGGGATAAGGTTGATGAG TTTATACTTTTAGGTGCTGTCCCATTCCCTGTTGATGTTCCCTGCCTAAAGGAGCTTGGAGTTCGTGGAGTCATCACTCTTAATGAGTCGTATGAGACCTTGGTTCCAACGTCTCTGTACCAT GCTCATGGCATTGACCATCTGGTGCTCCCAACAAGAGATTACTGCTTTGCACCATCATTAACTGATATATGTCATGCTGTAGAGTTTATACATG aaaatgcatcATTTGGACGAACGACATATGTCCATTGTAAAGCTGGACGGGGACGTAGCACAACCATTGTTATCTGTTACCTG GTGCAACACAAGAAGATGACACCTGATTCTGCTTATGATTATGTTAAGTCAATTCGCCCAAGGGTACTTTTAGCATCATCCCAGTGGCAG GCAGTTCAGGAATTCTACCATCTGAAGGTGAAGAATGCAGTTGCTTACTGCCCAGAAATCAATCTTGTAAAGAGGGCCCCAGGATTAGCAGCTTCTCGAGATTTAGTTCCATTTGATGATGGCTCGGTAGTTGTGGTAACAAAATCTGATCTTGAAGGTTATGACCCGAGTCTGGAATCGACTGATGAGGGAACTGAGATATGGGCAGATCTAAGTGTGGTCTACCGTGTTCGAGTTGCTGGACAGGCAGCTTTGGCAAGAGTATCATGCTTTTGGCTTCGGTGCCGTGCACATCAGAATTATTCAGGGAAGAAGTTGGGCAGGGAGAGAAGTTGCTCTATTAGGGCTGATCATCTGGGAGGCATCAGTGTGGACATCCATGTCTACTGA